Proteins encoded in a region of the Candidatus Margulisiibacteriota bacterium genome:
- a CDS encoding phosphoribosylaminoimidazolesuccinocarboxamide synthase, which yields MQKIEMLYEGKAKRIYKTEQSDLYISEFKDDATAFNGAKKGTIENKGVVNTKISARLFELLEKNGIPTHFVKLLSENEMLVKKVTIIPIEVVIRNIVAGSMAKNLGLKEGLPLAYPVLDLYYKDDSLNDPMITEYHVKALNYASDEDMNTIKVMSLKINEILKGFFKSCGIDLVDFKLEFGKTVDGNVVLADEISPDTCRFWDSQTGEKLDKDRFRRDLGNVEGSYQEMLRRVTNY from the coding sequence ATGCAAAAAATAGAGATGCTGTATGAAGGTAAAGCGAAAAGGATATATAAAACTGAGCAATCAGATCTATATATTTCCGAGTTTAAGGATGATGCTACTGCTTTTAATGGAGCAAAAAAGGGAACAATTGAAAATAAGGGTGTTGTAAATACAAAAATATCTGCAAGGCTATTTGAGCTGTTAGAAAAAAATGGTATCCCTACTCACTTTGTTAAGTTGTTGTCAGAAAATGAGATGCTTGTAAAGAAAGTGACCATTATTCCTATTGAGGTTGTTATTCGTAATATTGTCGCAGGAAGTATGGCAAAAAACCTGGGACTAAAAGAAGGGCTACCCCTAGCCTATCCTGTTCTTGATCTTTATTATAAAGATGATTCTCTTAATGACCCGATGATTACGGAATATCATGTAAAAGCCCTGAACTATGCCTCAGATGAAGATATGAATACAATTAAAGTTATGTCGCTAAAGATAAATGAGATATTAAAAGGTTTTTTTAAATCCTGTGGAATTGACTTGGTTGATTTTAAATTGGAGTTTGGGAAAACAGTTGATGGGAACGTAGTCCTTGCTGATGAAATATCGCCAGACACCTGTAGGTTTTGGGATAGTCAGACCGGAGAGAAGCTCGATAAGGACCGATTTAGAAGAGATCTTGGTAATGTCGAAGGAAGTTATCAGGAAATGCTTCGAAGAGTTACGAATTACTGA